One part of the Salmo salar chromosome ssa28, Ssal_v3.1, whole genome shotgun sequence genome encodes these proteins:
- the LOC106589434 gene encoding uncharacterized protein: MTSEQMEPNPSLAGVDSQGNMVFRVVKPVMGIFQVSSEQTNSVGLGGFQQTMVEGLTELSNHPSMVLGDGQGQQGMGDVNQMQTQIQIPAGDTTQTQAGAPDHNHVPHVPFAEVSSLLDPNMKSSKARKYLIPYDEIKRRLEAPEKMSLRSLAAYTRVSRGPASKKTLQESLNILGLTPSTTTAVSSSFSKLTEGDTKALCNDMKDFAHDYMDFGNKAKQLIPETNTVQHWSKVIETRSHLEAMRKCFRDPVNSALFDNVTHGLGLGMLDTALDMITMVIDKQIRILSGAAATDPVDTGPPMRRIRRRHRKPRDDGNDKPHRSVGGVKGQGKGSGKGKGRGRGRKKAQLQESGTPVGVAMDTSQQQDQEHRQPEDVESSVLTLVSVGYETISSGLNATVQL, encoded by the exons ATGACATCCGAGCAGATGGAACCAAATCCCAGCCTGGCGGGGGTGGACTCCCAAGGCAACATGGTGTTTAGAGTGGTTAAACCTGTCATGGGCATCTTCCAAGTCTCCTCAGAACAGACCAACTCTGTGGGACTGGGGGGGTTTCAGCAGACTATGGTCGAGGGGCTGACAGAGTTATCCAACCACCCCTCcatggtgctgggggatggacaGGGGCAGCAGGGAATGGGGGACGTGAACCAGATGCAAACCCAGATTCAGATCCCAGCAGGGGACACCACCCAGACTCAGGCTGGTGCTCCAGACCACAACCACGTACCCCATGTTCCGTTTGCTGAGGTGTCGTCTCTCCTGGACCCCAACATGAAGAGCTCCAAGGCCC GTAAGTACCTGATACCCTATGACGAGATCAAGCGTCGTCTGGAGGCTCCAGAGAAGATGTCTCTGCGTTCGCTAGCAGCGTACACCAGGGTCAGCCGCGGCCCGGCCAGCAAGAAAACGCTTCAGGAGTCTCTAAATATACTGGGCCTCACtcctagtactactactgctgtatcctcctccttctccaaGCTCACagagg GTGACACCAAAGCCCTGTGTAACGACATGAAGGACTTTGCCCATGACTACATGGACTTTGGAAACAAGGCCAAGCAGCTTATACCAGAGACTAACACAGTTCAACACTGGTCAAAGGTCATAGAAACCAG GAGCCACCTGGAGGCGATGAGGAAGTGTTTCCGTGACCCGGTCAACAGTGCGTTGTTCGACAACGTGACTCATGGCCTGGGCCTCGGGATGCTCGACACCGCCCTAGACATGATCACCATGGTGATTGACAAACAGATTCGCATCCTGTCCGGCGCCGCTGCAACCGATCCCGTCGACACCGGTCCTCCAATGAGACGCATCCGCCGCCGCCACCGCAAGCCCCGAGACGACGGCAACGACAAACCGCACAGGTCGGTGGGCGGGGTTAAAGGTCAAGGGAAAGGATCGGGGAAGGGCAAAGGGAGGGGCCGAGGCAGGAAGAAGGCGCAGCTGCAGGAGTCCGGAACCCCGGTTGGTGTTGCCATGGATACAAGCCAGCAGCAGGATCAAGAGCATCGTCAGCCAGAGGATGTGGAGAGCAGTGTTCTCACGCTTGTCTCCGTCGGTTACGAGACCATATCCAGTGGCCTCAACGCCACGGTACAGCTCTGA